CCTAACTTTCGGCCCCCGCAACCTCGACCTATGTCACGCACGCGAGCGCACGTCTTCGTCAGCGGCAGGGTCCAGGGCGTCTACTTCCGGGCGACGACCCGCGAGACCGCACAGGATCAGGGCGTTAACGGCTGGGTGAAGAACTTAGACGACGGACGGGTCGAAGCCGTCTTCGAGGGCGAGGCGGCCGACGTCGAGGCGATGGTCGAGTTCTGCCACGAGGGGAGCACGCGGGCGAACGTCACCGACGTCGAGGTGACCTACGAGGACCCCGACGGGCTCGAGGGGTTCGAGGTCCGCTGGTGACCCGGCCCGCCGTCCCCGTACCGTTAGGAGGGTGGCCGGCGAACCCTCGCGCATGATCACTGGCTCAGCGATGGGCGTCGTCGACGAGAACGCGGCGGCGCTGGGCGTGCCGCGCAAGCAGTTGATGGAGTCCTCGGGGAACGCCGTCGCGGGGGCGGTCCGGGACCTCGTCGACCCCGGCGACTCGGTCACCGTCGTCGCCGGCCGGGGGAACAACGGTGGCGACGCGCTCGTGGCGGCCCGCTTTCTCGACGACGTCGACCTCCGGGTCCTCCTGCTCGGACGCCCGGAGACCATCACGACCGACATCTCGCGGGAGAACTGGGACGCCCTCCAGCGCGCCGAGTACCCCACGGAACAGGTCCGCGACGCCTCGGCGTTCGACCTCGGGAACCCGGACCTCGTCGTCGACGCGATGCTCGGGACTGGCATCAGCGGGGCGCTCCGTGAACCGGCCGCCACGGCGGCGGCCGCGATGAACGCGAGCGACGCGACGGTCCTCTCGGTGGACGTCCCCTCGGGCCTCGACGCCGAAGACGGATCGCTGGCCGAGAACGCCGTTTTCCCCGACCACGTCGTCACGTTCCACGACACCAAACCCGGCCTCCCGGACCTCGATGCGGGCGTGACCGTCGCGGACATCGGCATCCCCGACGCCGCCGAACTGTTCGTCGAGCGCGGCGACCTCCAGCGACTCGACCGCGACCCGGCCAGTCACAAGGGCGACAACGGCGAGATGCTGGTCGTCGGCGGCGGCCCGTACACCGGCGCGCCGGCCCTTTCCGCTCAGGCCGCGCTCCGTGCCGGCGCCGACCTGGTGCGCGTGGCGTGCCCGTCGGCCGTCGCGCGCGAACTCCAGGGCTACAGCGAGAACCTCATCGTCCGGCCCTACGACGGCGAGCGACTCGAACCCGCTGACGTCGACCGGGTCGCTTCCCTCGCGGCCGAGCACGACACGCTCGTCCTCGGGCCGGGGCTGGGCGACGCCGACGCGACGATTGACGCCGTCCGGGACCTCCTCTCGCGGTTCGACGGCACCGCGGTCGTCGACGCCGACGCCCTTGCGGTCGTTCCCGAAGTTGACACCGACGCGACCCTGGTCTGTACGCCCCACCAGGGGGAACTCGTCGGGATGGGCGGCGAGACGAGCGACGACTGGCGCGAGCGGGCCGACCTCGTCGAGTCCTTCGCCGCCGACCTCGGCCAGACGCTGCTGGTGAAAGGGCCCTACGACGTTATCTCGGACGGCGAGGTGACCCGCGTCGGCCGGACGGGCAACGCCGGGATGACCGTTGGCGGGACCGGCGACGTCCTCGCGGGCGTGACCGGCGCGCTCGCGTGCACGCAGGAGGCCCGCCACGCGGCCGCCATCGCGGCCTACGCGACGGGCGCCGCCGGCGACCTGGTGGTCGAGGATCGCGGCTTCGGCCTCGTGGCGACGGACCTGCTGGACGCGATTCCGACGGTGTTCTGGGGAGAACAGTAGGCGCGACCGCGC
The DNA window shown above is from Haloarcula halobia and carries:
- a CDS encoding acylphosphatase, with product MSRTRAHVFVSGRVQGVYFRATTRETAQDQGVNGWVKNLDDGRVEAVFEGEAADVEAMVEFCHEGSTRANVTDVEVTYEDPDGLEGFEVRW
- a CDS encoding NAD(P)H-hydrate dehydratase gives rise to the protein MITGSAMGVVDENAAALGVPRKQLMESSGNAVAGAVRDLVDPGDSVTVVAGRGNNGGDALVAARFLDDVDLRVLLLGRPETITTDISRENWDALQRAEYPTEQVRDASAFDLGNPDLVVDAMLGTGISGALREPAATAAAAMNASDATVLSVDVPSGLDAEDGSLAENAVFPDHVVTFHDTKPGLPDLDAGVTVADIGIPDAAELFVERGDLQRLDRDPASHKGDNGEMLVVGGGPYTGAPALSAQAALRAGADLVRVACPSAVARELQGYSENLIVRPYDGERLEPADVDRVASLAAEHDTLVLGPGLGDADATIDAVRDLLSRFDGTAVVDADALAVVPEVDTDATLVCTPHQGELVGMGGETSDDWRERADLVESFAADLGQTLLVKGPYDVISDGEVTRVGRTGNAGMTVGGTGDVLAGVTGALACTQEARHAAAIAAYATGAAGDLVVEDRGFGLVATDLLDAIPTVFWGEQ